gaatatgaaCGAATCGATTCCAGGGGTGAggcattcctgtaataccgacctttgaaaactcgagcAAATAAAGTATTTGGCCTCTCTATCAGGcgccataactgtttaccaagcatcgctgtATTGAAATCAGTGATATATTTAAAGCCTAATCCTCCATCCTCCTTATTTATACACACTTTAAcccatgatttccagtgcatGCCTCTTGTGCTtccccctggactccaccagaattgtgcaatCGCGTTTGTCAGTTTTTTTGCAGTTGCCGTAGGTAAACGATAGCAAGACATGACATGATTTGGTAATGCCGTAATCACTGATTTTTTAATtacttcctttcctccttttgtgaaaaaaaattaaaagtccaGCCATTAACTCTATTTTTTAGCCGATCTTGCACGAAGCTAAAGACTTGTATTTTGGATCCCCCCAGATTTTCTGGAAGACCTAGATAAGATCTCATGCCTCCAGTATTCTGGATTCCTAAAATATCTTGTAATTCCTGTTTAAAAAATTCCTCAATTTTGTGCCTAAATTTAATGGAAgacttttcaaaatttataagttGACTGGATACATCCTCATATTCCTTCAAAATCCTGAGAATAGTTTGACACTCTTCCTTTTGAGCCTTACAAAACAAAAGACTATCGTCCGCAATTAGCAAATGAGATATCGATGGACATGCTCTAGCTACCTTCATACCCGTTAAGTGTCATTCTCTCTCcgcctttttaatatttgcaaCAAAGCCTCAgcacacaaaataaataaataaggggaCAAAGGATCCCCTTGTCGTAAGCCCCTATGAGGAATAATAAGACCCCCGAGGTTGACCATTTAATAAAATCCGATATTATACCGATGATATACACTCCATCATTAAAGTAATCCAGTGAAAATCAAAACCCATCTTCTGTAGTAGAGCCTTGATAAAATCCCATTCCACTCTATCATACGCTTTACTCATGTCCGTTTTAATCGCCATATATTTTCTTTGACATGCCTTATTAGTCCGtagtccatgaaacatttcctgagcTATGAGGATATTATTCGAAATCAAACGTCCCGACACAAAAGCCGATTGAGTTTCTGAAATGAGGGCAGGTAGACAGATTTTCAACCTCTGGCATAAAACTTTCGAGATAATTTTATACACAACATTACATAGGCTAATAGGCCTCAGttccgtcatccttgtaggtctcTCTGTCTTTGGGATCATACAGATATTCGTAATATTTAAACTTTGATCCATTTGTCCCgtaaccaaaaaattatttaccatATCTACCAAATCTTTCTTAATAATGTGCGAGGCATGTTGAAAGAAAAGAGCTGTCATGCCGTCTGGTCCTGGTACCTTCTCTAGGTGCATCATAAATCAAGCTTCTCTGACCTCATCTTCTGTCGCTAACCTCAACAATCGTTGATTCATCTGAGGAGTAATGCCTGGTGTTACCTCTGTGAGGAAATCATCAAACTCCGTTGGTGAAGTAGTAGTAAAGATCTCCTCAAAACTGTCTGCTGCTACCTTTTCCACACCAATATCCTCCGTAATCGAATTTTCTGCAGCATCATGGAGACCTACAATCCTATTACGGACCCGTCTTTGTTTGGTTAAGGCGTGGTAAAAATTTGTATTAAGACCCCCCGATGAGTACCACATATTCCTGCTTTTCTGGTGCCAATACTCCTCCTCGTCTTTATATGCTTCTTGTAGCTTCCTAGACATTTCCAAAATATCCTCCTGAGATCTAGTGTTATCCATTTGTACCTCCTCAAGGGATTTCTATAGcccatttattttttcttttccatatGGTGGATTATTTTTCCGCCATGTAGCAATTTCATGTCTACAGTTACTTATTTTTGCCACTATTACATTTTCTCTTCCGTTACTATTATCTGACCAGCCCATTGAAATTGATTCCATAAGACCTTCTTAACCAATCCATCTTTTATCGAATCGAAATTGTTCTCTCCTCTTGCGAACTTTATCCTCTAGATAAGCCACCACTGGGCGATGATCATATGCCACCATCCCTAAAAATTTTGTATAAGAACATAGAAACAAAGTATGTCACTCCTCATTTGCTAGGGCGCGATCTAGACGGCATCTGATCATTACTgccccttttccttttcctcttctttcttGCCAAGACATTTTGTTTCCCCGGACCGGAAACTCCAACAAACCGCTGTTTCGTATCATGTCATTAAAGGGGATAAACGAATCCACACTTCTCAAAGCTCCTCCAcctttttcatgatttccagtAATTTCATTTAAATCGCCAATGATGAACCAGAGTTCGGATCTTGAAAGTCCATACCTAGTTAATCATTCCTAAACTTGTTCCCTCATTTTTTGGACCGGATCTTCATGCATAAACAAATGTTAGAAACACCCTTTTCCCAAAAGCCACCGCCTCCACATCTATCACTGGATTACTTGAGTATAGAATCTTAACCTGATActcattatttataaaaaaacgctAATCCACCACTTCTCCCATTTGGATCCACTGTAACCAAATTATCGAATCCAGAGTGGAGTTGAAATCTCTGAACGAAGTCAAACTCCTTCTTTGTttctgataaaaataaaaaatttggtttATGTTTGTGCCATATCTCTCTCAGATAACTCATAGTCCATTTATTTCTCATTCCTCGATAATTCCAACTTAAAGCtttcataaagaaaataattaaggaTTTACACCCATAATTTGAACAGTCAGGTATAAAGAGACCCTGAGTTGACCTTGTACCATCAATAGACCCATAATAACTATGATCCAAATGTATTCCATTATTTTATCCCAATCAACTCCACCTCCATCATCAAAAACATCCAAGAGCAATCCTACAAAAACCACTAAACATAGCCTTGCATAAGACGTAgccatctctttcttttttccgCTTGGAGTTTGTAGGAAACAAAGGCCTCCTTTCTCCTCAAAATTTTTACTACCCAGGCCACATATTTGTAAACCAAGTAGCCTTTTCACCAAATTATTAGGCCCGGACCAATTATAATAACTAATAATCCGCGCCTTGCgtggaatgtgattattagttttattattttttaataaaaagacattaatctgtttaatctggatatcggttcggttttaggttattttttggtttttaatctcctaaaatataattatcattttaaatcaatatttatttggtttgtttggttaaaatgtttgttgtttttgtttttttttcctatgataatcaaaaattattattatttgtttgtttcatgttatgaatcttagatactcgtgatgtcgaaccaattgtttcatattatagtttctaaacggatattagttaaaaaaaaataaaagacaattattaagacaaatcattttactacaatttggtcgatggtgaaagaaacattaagaaaaagaatattttaacttccaaaaaaatagatatttcagttgtggtaaatacttagttataaggtgctcacgtcaatgtacatatgtatgtgtatgtaaaagtatataaagatggttgataaatatatagagatactattaattaatattaaatgacattttttcaaaataatacatgaaaaataaagttgtaaaatgaaattatttaaaaacaaagatattgtaaaatttatataaactataatatataacttatatataattctttaaatatatgtatatatatatgcatataatggatcaaattggatatccgttcctataaatattgatatttgttatttgcttttttttttacggatattgcattttagtatttgatttgcttcgtagagtaacggatatccggatttttttGGTTCGAATTAAAatggataacgaatcgaatcaaaatttatgaataatttgtccAACTCTATTcgtaaatagtaaaaataacgtaaaaAAGACCATGCATGTGAATTGTATATTAAGAAAACGTAaaatacatagtgtgaacatatttatgtagagtttggctGAGAAGCTCTTTATATGTGACATGTGTCCattttagtgtgaacgcatttattacaatgcttctacaCATGACAAATGTCCAGtttagtgtgaatgcatttattacaatgtttctcttttaatatataaagtcTCATATTGGGTACAATACCCAATGAACGATATCATAATGCATTTGAGCCAATCCTTGCTTTATATACCCAATCTTCTGTGTATGTGTTTGGTTTAAGGAGACCAAACACAGTATCTTGCTTGCTGTGTATACCACAGACACAAAGCCCTTATCTGTACCACTTAACCACAATGCACCAATGATCCAACGACCACACCTATGAACTAAGACATGATCGACCCACATTGCTATTCCATAATGTACCTCTGTTCTCTTAGACTTATAAGTAAAGCAGTTCCGACAGAGCCAAAGATTACAACtaaaaatacaaatcaaaccAAAGCAAACTGACACGAGAATATTGGTGATACCATAATCCCTCCTTCTCCCACAAGCACTCAAACATACTTCAATACAATCAAAACCCGTGAGAGAACAAAATGTGACTAAGAGTTCGAAGTAAAACTCATACCAGCAGACGGGAACACCAATTTTATTCcatttcttaaccaaaataaagaaCAAATCAGACAGCCATAAAATCCAGAATAAAGAAAAGACCAGAACAAACTTTAAACCATATAGAAATAAACTGCTCATAGAGCTTATTGAACTCATTAAAAACTTAATACGCTCTCCATAAGACAAACCCTGCTGACCTAAAAGCAATGCTAGATGCACTTGATCCATAAAACTTAATGTTTTTGCAAACCATTTGTCGGGTTTGAAGTACCCTTACCCTCCAATGTTTTGGAGTTTTCGCCATATCGACTCCAAGTTTTAGCAACGCCTCTTTTGCGTGGAGAGACAAGAGCATTCGAAATCCTCGTCTTGTTGCTTCCAGCTGTGCTTATCGTTGGTTTAAATTGCCGTTTACGAAGACCTTGTTTCTTTACCGGTTCTCCTAAGACCATCTCTTTCTCCTCTACACTGATGCAATCCTCCTTCTCCTCCGCGATATCATCTCCCTCTTCCTGTAGAATGGCCTCTCCTACAGGTTCCTCCTCAGAGAGATCCTGTGGATTATCCATATCAATCCCGTGCTCAAGAAAGGCGGCCCTAATCTCGTCCATTTCCATCACATCTTCATCTGATAATGCCCCCTGATTCTCTACTAAATCCTTGACCTTTTGTAATCCCATCTCTTCTTCCGCAGAATCCAGAATTACCTCTGTTCCTGTCGTCTGGGTTTTTGCGGGCTCCTCCTTGAACTCTTTGGAAGGAGATAACGATAGCTTAGGTAGCTCCTCACGCGTATCCTTCAGCTCTTGTGGGGCTCTTATCTGTTCTGAAGATGATCGAGCACGTCCCTCTTGACTCTCCACTCTTAAATCCTCCCTTCTACCCTGTTTGTAATGAGAGTTCTCTGAAGCTCCACGGTAGTTACCTCGATTGTATGACCTCTTGTTCCCCCGCTCAGCCACCTTTACCCATTTGGACTCAGGCTCCTCAAACATCTTGCCCTTGCCCTTCCCATAATAGTCCCTGCTATCCCTTTCCTTGTTCTGATAGCTCATATTCCCATTAACAAGGACCCCACTATAGCTCCGAGCTCTATCATCATGCTTCCCGCCATCAAAATTGCCACCAATCCCATCTCTAGTATCCCGGTTTTGCTCTGGACTCTTATTTGAACTCAACATGCCTAAGGGGCACTTCTCCTCCTTGTGGCATAGACTATAGCAAGTTTTGCAATAACCAAAGAGCTTTTCATATCTCAGCGAGACCGGAGCTTCCTCACCATCATAGAATTCTCCCCCTGTGAAATCCACTATTGTCTCAACACATAGCTCCTTGAACGCATCCACCACCACCTGAACCCTAGCATGGTCCACATCCACTGCTACCGTCCTTCCAATAGCATCACCAATACTCTCAAAGGTGGGAGCCGTCCTGAACTCCAAAGGGACCCCTATAACCTTGACCCAAAGCATGATTTCCGAGGGAAATTGCTGAGCATGCTTTGGTTGCCAACGCGCCAAAGATAACATCTAGTAATTGAAATGAAAAGGTTGCAACTTCAGGATCGTTTCCATATCTTCCTCTCGCTCAAAATCGAACTAAAATCTCCCAAACCCCAAATCTGTGCCCCACAGCCCCATCTTCCAAACTCCAAATCTTCGGAAGGTTTACTAATAACGCCTTCATGTTCTGCTCTTCTGGATTCATACACCTCCCAATCAAAGTTTTGGCGTACCTCTTGATGAGAGCTGGATTGTCGAAATGAAGAATCGATATCTTCAACCTCTTTCGTGTACCCTCTCCTGCCTTTTGGTCACCAGAATTTCCAATCAAAAGACTCTGCGTCATTGAAGCAAGAGAAACAATAGTAAAAGCTTTATTCTTTGTTAGAGTACGCAAGATTGTAAATATAATGCAACAAGAATAGAAGCcaaaatcccttttatattGATCCCACCAAAACATATTTGTACACCAGAAATCTCTCTCTTTAATACAAGATTCTCTGTAATTGATATTATCAATCACAGGCCACCAATTAAAGATCCCTAAAAGCCAAATCCAACTTCCTTTTTTCCAAAAGTTAGTGATACGGAATCTCTTCTGAGTATTTCATATCTCGAAGTTAGACCATAATAGTATCAATTCAGAGATCGAGATGGGATTACCTCCAGTTAACTGCGATTTCatcttgatgatgatgagaaccgCGGTTGAAATCAAAATCCCATATATTAATATGGTAAATGCCCTCGTTTACCACTTTCCTTTTTCCCCCCTTGAGATCGAAACAACAGAG
The window above is part of the Brassica napus cultivar Da-Ae chromosome C8, Da-Ae, whole genome shotgun sequence genome. Proteins encoded here:
- the LOC111209553 gene encoding uncharacterized protein LOC111209553, with product MTQSLLIGNSGDQKAGEGTRKRLKISILHFDNPALIKRYAKTLIGRCMNPEEQNMKALLVNLPKIWSLEDGAVGHRFGMLSLARWQPKHAQQFPSEIMLWVKVIGVPLEFRTAPTFESIGDAIGRTVAVDVDHARVQVVVDAFKELCVETIVDFTGGEFYDGEEAPVSLRYEKLFGYCKTCYSLCHKEEKCPLGMLSSNKSPEQNRDTRDGIGGNFDGGKHDDRARSYSGVLVNGNMSYQNKERDSRDYYGKGKGKMFEEPESKWVKVAERGNKRSYNRGNYRGASENSHYKQGRREDLRVESQEGRARSSSEQIRAPQELKDTREELPKLSLSPSKEFKEEPAKTQTTGTEVILDSAEEEMGLQKVKDLVENQGALSDEDVMEMDEIRAAFLEHGIDMDNPQDLSEEEPVGEAILQEEGDDIAEEKEDCISVEEKEMVLGEPVKKQGLRKRQFKPTISTAGSNKTRISNALVSPRKRGVAKTWSRYGENSKTLEGKGTSNPTNGLQKH